GTTAACAATGTGAcaacttaatttttattaaaataaaaaaatgtatttttagggACATAAAATTGAATGTATTCTATACATACATTGGAAGACATATcgcataaacaaacaaaacattgAATCTTTCTTAAAACAATGtgcataaataaatatcaaattacatctttattattcataaaagataaaaattaaaacaaattatatCTTTATTGACTCATTCTTGTAAAGAAATCCACATTTTTAGGTATTACACAATTAAGAATTGTACACTAAGTATGGTATTCTATAAAGTATGACTAACCCTTCAAGGGTTTCTATCATGGTATTGTGCACATCAAATATGACTTTATACATTTGATTATGAAGTGACAAGGTGTTTCATATCTTGACTATTGAAGTAGAGGTAGCTTGTTTTGCTAGAGCCTGCAGCTGTAGCCAATGGATAAACAAGGTGAACTTAAGATCCATAGCCTATTACactagggatgacaatttttgcCCGACCCATGGGTATCCGGCCtggcccgaccctaatgggtcggGTTTTACCCGATCCGATTACGAATAGGGTCGggtataggttttttttttaaaactcgaaACGAGTCcgggttttatcaaaaaaatccgAAACCTGACCCGAAACCCGATCCGGATATAACCCGattgaaattacaaaaaaagcccctatatatatatatatatatagctataaCAAACCCTAGCCCCTTATTTGTTCAGCAGCAGCTCACGCCTCCCTCACAGGGCCTCACCCTTATAGAAGCACACTCAAGCTCTCATTCTCACCTCATCCATCCTCACAGTCACAGCCGCCGCCTCCCTCAAACCATCACTATCATAGTCTCATGGTCTTACCCACCGCATGGTCGTCGCCCCCTCAAGCACTCACTCTCACCCACCCTCACGGCCTCACTCTTACTCAGCCATTCCTCCTCCATGCGTTTCCATGTCCACCCCGTCGTCGACGCTAAGCCAACATTCCTCCCTCTCTGATCTGTCACCGCTCACCATAAGACCATAAGAGTGAAATTTCCTGGGTTTGCCAAGCCAACGTCCACCTCTCTGGGTTCattccccaaatttttttttggggttaattTCCTAATTCTTATATGATTTCTGGTATTGGGTTGGGTTGTATAGTTTTTGGtttgataattgataaattctgtaatttttttttttttttttgtgatttgtgatgtGGAGTGTGGAAAATGAAAGCATGGGTCTTGTGATCTGTTTCTAGCTTACCATGcattaatgaaaatggcttggctatgatttgtaattttgtgatttttgatgTGAAGCctggaatttttttatttttttaattttaattaggtCAAGGTTTAGGGCCTTTAGATTGGACCCTGAAGAGGGACCGCTGGACAGGGACCGTGGGGCCCAGTTGGGGCGGGTCTGGGCCCTGGAAAAAAACCCGGTTAGTAAACGGGCCGGGTTTAGGCCGTGGGTCTTGGCCCATGGGTTGGGTCCAGGTATGTAAAAACCCGgcccaaacccaacccattgCCATTCCTATATTACACGTTAACAATgtgaaaacttaatttttattaaaataaaaatttgtatttttaggGACATAAAATTGAATGTATTCTATACATACATTAAAAGATATATcgcataaacaaacaaaacattgAATCTTTCTTAAGACAATGtgcataaataaatatcaaattacgtctttattattcataaaagataaaaataaaaacaaattatatctTTATTGACTCATTCTGTTGTAAAGAAATCCACATTTTTAGGTAATTACACAATTAAGAATTGTACACTAAGTATGGCATTCTATACAGTATgactaaaccttcaagggtttCTATCATGGTATTGTGCACATCAAATATGACTTTATACATTTGATTATGAAGTGACAAGGTGTTTCATATCTTGACTATTGAAGTAAAGGTAGCTAGTTTTGCCAGAGTTTGTAGCTGTAGCCAATGGAGAAAAACCAGCATAGTTCTTTTCTGACTTTGATAAGCATATTTTGGCAACATAATTGAAGAGCTCttgtttttggttaaaaggttGGGCCGCATAGTCCTCAATTGGCATCCACTAGagaattggaaaagaaaaaaaggaacagAAGAAAACCATGTTACCATATTTAAGTAATTCTAGAAGACCCAATATGAATCCAAATTTCATGATTTTCCATTTACATTAATATTAAGTTATGCCATGTCAAACCAAAATGGGAAAATAGGAGATAAGCCACTTAATTCCTGCTAAACCAAGGGTGCAATAAAGTAGACAGAGGAGGCAAGTTAATGTCTTCTGCCACCAAATGCACATGAATAGTAAGAATTTTCACCTTTAATGGTTTTTAATTGGCTCTAAATGTGTTTCAAGTTTAAATTGAAAAGGCATATTGCATCAAAGATACATGGATAAGAGGAGGTTTTTTCAAGAACTGGAGATGTGAAATAGTTCATGCTAGTCAGGGCCATAAATGTAAAAGATTTCACTAAATATCTTTTGAATTAAGATTAAGCACAAATGGAGTCATCATAAAAGTACTAAATCCAACTCGCCGGCCTTGTTTAAGAAGCTTCCAATAGGACTTATATCAACTAGAACCTGTCTAGGCACATGCTGGAAAGAACACATTATTCTGATGCTCTAATACTGACACAAGCCTTGTTGACACAATTGATTTTCCttatgtaaattattttcttttgtcaaaTACGAACATGAATTAGATTGGATATTATGGTGTTGCATCTGGCTAcgattttgaaaacttatttcaAAGAGTAAACAAGAAGCTAGTatgaatgacaaaatttagaaaattgttTGCTTATTTCCACAGTGAAGCTTGTCCAATATCGTTTTTTAGCAAAACTAATCCAATTTGATTCTTAAATCCCTAATCCAAGTTTGTGAAAAGTATAACAGCATTTGTGGTATTATTGCATTCGAAAAGTACCTGTGCTGCTTCAATCTCTAAATTTTGCTTCTCAATGTGGAAGGTACGCGGTTTTAACATGCAAATAAAGAGCAAATCTGATTTGCCAAAGAATGACTTGTGGCTTTGCCTATATTGTGTGAGAGGGAGATATAAGAATGAAACCAAAAGTAAAAGGAGATTGAGGAACATGCAAATTATATTGAAAGCAATCAATTTAATAAGGCGATTTTCTGACCTGAATGCTAAAACTTCTACAAACTCCGTGtcaatctaaaacaaaataaaagcaatgGTCTTAGATTTACATTGTCATGTGTAAACCTACATGTATGTAAATATCACACTCATATGAATCCAcaaataatgtttttattacTTACTCCTGTCTCTTCTTTGACTTCCCTAACTGCAGCTGTACAAATATCCTCACCCTATGTATGGAAAATTATCAAAGGTCAGCACttccaaaaattttctaaagAATGGCACTCAAGGTATACTCACTTCATCAACAACCCCAGTAGGAAGCTTCCACACGCCTGTTCCTTTGAAATATCCACTATTCTCCTGAACTACAAGCACCTACAATAAgataaattcaatttttgtaaTCAGATATATTGAAACATCACAGCAAGctcatatttaatttttggtgttAAAGAATTGGGATAGTCAAGTCAAAGACACTGGAGCAAGTTGTTTTGCATAAAAGAAACAGCTACATGAAGTATTAACAAAGcatcttataaattataagaagCTCAAACCCAGATAATATGATACCCCAGATTTTCTGGATTGGTATTGGACTGAATATAATTGTGGGTTGGTTGAGTCTCACATTGGGCATGTATTAAGTTGATTAGGAGTAGTCCAATTTTAAACTTGTCAAGTCCTTTTAAGATGTACTATAGAAGTGACTAACACTTTCCTTTGGTTGTGAAAAATGAAGCCAATCATTTGATCCATGTTGTATTCTTTTCTAATAACAACTATCATTATTACTGTTTGACATTTCAaatcatatatatgtatacatatatatatatatatatatagggtcatgctaacgagtgcccttaggacacTGGTTAAAAATTcagttaaagaaaatttttatgggaaaagaaaaagaagcaattaatgttttgacagcttttttcaattcccataaaagtgatgtcaaaactttctttaattagatttttaacCAGCGCTCCaaaggcactcgttagcatttctcatatatatatatatatatatctaataacTGTTGGAAAAGCAAGAGCAAAACCACAATTCCCAAATCAGTGCCTCTTCCTTGATGTAATTAATGGTAAGGGAAAGCCAGAAATTAATCCAAAAGACATACCTCTCTCTTACTATTCATAACAAAAGCACCAACACCCACTCGATGTGAAGCATTTGCAGGAATAGTATCCGCAGTTTTAGGAAGCCAACATACAAGCATTAAATAATCTGGTTCGGCATGGTGATACCGAAATCCTTCCTATAACATGAGCAAATAAGATTATGAAGCATGATTTAGAAAGACTACACACCTATTTTTGGTgcattttaatacaaaattaataagTAGATGGTTAAATTTCTTATGTTATACCAATTATTTAGTTTAAATTGGAATGCAAAATAAAAAGGTGTAATAGCTAAGAGGGGGAGAAAAAGATTTTtcatttagtattatttatatgagaaatgctatgttcacaatatacaacattttcacaacaaattctatgtGACAGGTTGTTATGGGTTGTTTTTGgaaagcaaaaaagtaatttcaatggaaagttcaaattagaacaaataacaactaaccacctatgatttattgtaaaaatattatggatgtaatagcttttttttatttatatttgcaagTGAATTGTACTTTTATGATTTAGGTCTACCAGTTTCATTTTATTAGGTTAttactattttaatatttggaagtaagattatttttgtaataaggcaattagggtttcttaCGCTAATTAAAACTAGGATTTGTACTCCTTTCagagatagttgatattttgatgaatgataaaaaataaaaataaaaatggccaTTGGTATCTATAGTCAGGTGCATGTTGGGAAATTGCCTCAAATTTCATTTATGACTTGGAAAGTCAATTAAGTTTCCTAGTTGAAGAAGGAAATTTCAAATTGGGTTTCCTTTGTGTGGAAGGAAATATCATTTCTTAGTATGGAATGAAAGTCTATTCATTGTTAAAGGAGTAATATGTTCCTAGTCTAAGAGGGAATAGGAAAAGAAGTCTTATAAATAGACAATACTACAAAGAATTTTATGACTTTGGCCCAAGGGTCTTCCTTATGGGGAGAGGGAAAATAGAGCGTGAAAtcgagagagagaaaagggttTTCGGCATGCCGCCTTAGAGGAGATGGCTAAAGAAGAGAGAGCAAAGGGTTGTCGACTTTGAGAAGATAGCTAAGGAGGAGAGAGCAAAATGTTATCGCCTTCGTGAGACACTCAAGGAGAGTGTAtgtgaaagcaaagaaaaataagagaaattttTCTTTAGCCGTGAGACATACACAAGAAATATTGtatattgatttgataatagtgaaactGGTTTGGAGTTTCTCTAGtgctttttttccctttaaggAGAAAAGGTTTTCTAcgtaaatatttatatttttgtgtgCGATTGCTATTTTGAATTGATAATATTGATGGTAATATTATTTGGGACGTAATAGTGGTATCAAAGCATGGTTGATTTAGAGGATGGCTTTTTGTGTGAATTAAGATGGAAGAGAAGGGATTGCTTTAACTAAGGTGGAGTTATCCTAAGAGAAAAGAAGACAGTTGAAGACAATCGACGGAATTTGAGTCAAGATACAAATTGTTAGGAAATTGCCTCAAATTCCAATTGtgatttgaaaaatcaattagGTTTCCTAGTTGAAGatggaaaatttaatttggtTTTCCTTTGTGTGGAAGGAAAGACTATTCATTTGTGTGGGATGAAAGTTTATTTCTTATTAAAGAAGTAATGTGTCCTTAGTCTAAGAGAGAATATGAAAAGAAGTCTTCTAAATAGATCATGCTACAAAGAATTTGATGGCTTTAACCCAAGGGTCCTCCCTATGGGGAGAGGAAAAATAGAGTGTGAaatcaagagagaaaaaagggaTTTTCAGTTGGGAGTAATCAAGGAGGAGAGAGTAAAGAGTTGCCGCCTTCGAGAATATAGCAAAGGAAGATAAAGCAAAGGGTTGTCGCCTTAGAGGAAATATAGCTAACGAAAAGAGAGCAAAGGGTTGCCGCCTTTGAAGAGATAGccaaggaagagagagagtaaaGTGTTGTCACATTCGTAAAATACAAAGAGAATGTATgtgagagcaaaaaaaaaaaaaaaaaaaaacaagggagATTCTTCTTTAACCATGGGACATACACAAGAAATGTTGTAATTGATTCAGAGTTTCTTCCgttgtttttttcccttcaaagagaTAGGATTTTTCAagtaaatatttgtgtttttgtgtgtcaTTGCTATTTGAAATTCATAATATTAATGATAATATTATTCGGGACCAAACAATGCCGACTCCAATTCAATCCACCAACTCCTACGTCATAATTCTCTATTTTCCCAACTATTCAATTGTTTTGGATGTCCTAAGCATCGCCATCACTGCAGCCAATCCAAgactagaagaagaaaaaaaaaaattccctagcTATGTTTCTCAACCCATCAACCCATCAATCCACAATAACCCACACagaacgaagaaaaaaaaaaaaaaaaaaacccacaacttTCAGACCCACCATGACAAGAAATTATAAGGTACATATGATGAACAAGTAATAtggtccaccattccactaaaaaacttctacttatttaaaattgttggttagataatttttttaaacagaaattaattactgactcagcaattttaaacaaatgaaagttttttaatgaaatagtgGACAAATGACGTAATCCCCTGGAAGACCCTATAATTTTTCCACCGTGACCTACATACAGATCCCGACTACAGTAACCCGAAACACGCACACACATAAAAGCCGCTGCACATACATATACTGGGACTAAAGCTTCGTTTTGTTGTTGCTAATCCACACCTGACCCGTAACCGGGGTCTTCTAgtcattaaaaagaaagaaaaaa
This genomic stretch from Quercus robur chromosome 4, dhQueRobu3.1, whole genome shotgun sequence harbors:
- the LOC126720911 gene encoding nudix hydrolase 7-like isoform X28, producing the protein MSQQRVQQVELLSSVNDLYGGVVVNIEKPMDSEVFSPLLRASMLHWRQQGKRAVWIKLPIEHVNLVEAAVKEGFRYHHAEPDYLMLVCWLPKTADTIPANASHRVGVGAFVMNSKREVLVVQENSGYFKGTGVWKLPTGVVDEGEDICTAAVREVKEETGIDTEFVEVLAFRQSHKSFFGKSDLLFICMLKPRTFHIEKQNLEIEAAQWMPIEDYAAQPFNQKQELFNYVAKICLSKSEKNYAGFSPLATATNSGKTSYLYFNSQDMKHLVTS